In a genomic window of Pseudomonadota bacterium:
- a CDS encoding O-acetyl-ADP-ribose deacetylase, whose translation MIEIVIADITTLDTDAIVNAANESLLGGGGVDGAIHRAAGPALIRACRTLGGCPTGEARITPGFDLKARWVIHAVGPVWKGGQHGEAELLGSCYNNALALALAYDLKSVAFPAISTGVFGYPKEEAATIAIGAMRAREAQLDRIIVCCFSSSDAERYHRTLACR comes from the coding sequence GTGATTGAGATCGTCATCGCCGATATCACCACGCTCGATACCGATGCCATCGTCAACGCCGCCAACGAGAGTCTGTTGGGCGGCGGCGGCGTGGATGGCGCGATCCACCGTGCTGCCGGGCCGGCGCTGATCAGGGCCTGCCGCACACTCGGTGGTTGCCCGACCGGGGAGGCGCGGATTACCCCTGGGTTCGATCTCAAGGCGCGTTGGGTGATCCATGCCGTAGGCCCGGTGTGGAAAGGTGGCCAGCACGGTGAAGCCGAACTTCTCGGTAGCTGCTACAACAACGCACTCGCGTTGGCTCTCGCGTATGACTTAAAGAGCGTTGCGTTCCCGGCGATAAGTACCGGTGTCTTTGGTTACCCGAAGGAGGAGGCCGCGACGATCGCGATTGGCGCAATGCGCGCCAGGGAGGCACAGCTCGACCGCATCATAGTCTGCTGTTTCAGCTCAAGCGACGCCGAACGCTACCACCGCACGCTCGCGTGCCGGTAA
- a CDS encoding BON domain-containing protein, which yields MDKTMKNLTHLITLLLIIGTVTGCATAVVGGAATGAAVVHDRRTAGTVVDDQGIELKINNAIGASQRLSGNSHINVTSYNLNVLLSGEVGTPALKVEAERLAAATQNVNRVMNHLVVGPNSSLGARTKDTWITTKVKSSLFGIKIEGFDPTRIKVVTEANTVFLMGLVNRQEGSAAINEARQVSGVHRVVALFEYL from the coding sequence ATGGATAAAACGATGAAAAATCTTACCCATCTGATCACGCTGCTCCTGATCATCGGTACCGTCACCGGCTGCGCAACCGCGGTAGTCGGCGGTGCTGCAACGGGAGCAGCCGTCGTTCACGATCGTCGCACGGCCGGAACTGTCGTCGATGACCAGGGCATAGAGCTCAAGATCAACAATGCTATCGGTGCCAGTCAACGCCTGAGCGGGAACTCGCACATCAACGTCACAAGTTATAATCTCAATGTGCTGTTGAGCGGCGAGGTGGGAACACCCGCATTGAAGGTCGAAGCCGAAAGGCTCGCGGCCGCGACCCAAAATGTTAACCGCGTCATGAATCATTTGGTCGTGGGGCCAAACAGTTCGCTGGGAGCACGCACCAAGGACACCTGGATCACGACCAAGGTCAAATCAAGTCTCTTCGGGATCAAAATTGAAGGTTTTGACCCGACCCGCATCAAGGTAGTGACGGAAGCCAACACGGTATTTCTCATGGGTTTGGTCAACCGCCAGGAAGGCAGCGCCGCGATAAACGAAGCGCGCCAGGTCTCAGGCGTACACAGGGTGGTCGCCCTCTTCGAATACCTCTGA